One Metamycoplasma gateae genomic window, AGGTGGACATTTAACACATGGATTTAAAATTTCTTTTAGTGGAAAATTATACGAATCATATTCATATTCAGTTGATGAAAATGGTTTTTTAAATTATGATGAAATATTAAAAATTGCTAAAAAGGTTAAACCTAAAATGATTATTTGTGGGTTTTCAGCATATTCACAAATTTTCGACTTCTTAGAATTTAGAAAAATAGCCGATTCTGTAGGTGCTTATTTATTAGCTGATATATCACATATTTCCGGACTAATAATTGCTGGATTACACCCTTCTCCAGCAGGAATAGCTGATGTTATTATGACAACCACTCATAAAACTTTAAGAGGAACTAGAGGTGCAATAATACTTACAGACAATGAAGAGATTGCTAAAAAAATCGACAAAGCAGTATTTCCGGGCTATCAAGGAGGTGCTTTATTCCATCAAATCGCAGGAAAAGCAGTATCTTTTTTTGAAGCTTTACAACCCGAATTTATCGATTATCAAAAACAACTTTTAAAAAATTCGAAAGTTTTTTGTCAAACTTTTATTAATAAAAACGTTAAGGTTATCTCAGGTTTAACACAAAATCATTTATTTATGATAGATGTTAAGAGCACATATGGACTAACCGGCAAAGAGGCGTCAAACATATTACAAGAATGCAATATCACTGTTAATAAAAATTCAATTCCTAATGATACAGAATCGCCAACTGTTTCAAGTGGAATTAGATTAGGTGTAGCAGCTATGACTTCTCGCGGTTTTATGGAAGATGAATTTATTATTCTTGCAAATCTAATTGATAAGTGTTTAAGAGATCCACACAACGAAAGTCTAAAAACAATAATAAAAAAAGAAGTAGCAAAATTAACAAGTATGTTTCCAATTAAAAGGTCATACATTAAAAAATAATAGGAGGTTTTATGGTCGAAGAAAAATTGGAAAATAAAATTAAATCTTGAATTTCTGAAATAGCAGGAATTGTAAATTTTAAACCTCTTACAATCCAAAACGGTGTCGATGTTGAAAATGATGGTGTTTTTGTTGAAAAAAACAAAAATAAAAACTCTATAAACTTAACAATTGGATTGGTTATATTAATTAATTTGAACGCAAAAATCGTTGTTGAAGAAATATATCAAATTGTAAATTACAAATTAAAAGAAGAAAAAATAAAAATTGGAAAATTATCTATCTATATAAAAGGAATTAAATAATGAGAAAAATTAATGGTAAGGATTGATTAAAAGCGGTTATTTCTGGTGCTTATAACCTGAGCAACAAGCAAAATCTTATTAATGCTTTAAATGTTTTTCCAGTTCCTGATGGGGATACTGGTTCTAACATGTCTTCAACAATTATTTCTACAGAGAAAATAGAATTAGATAACAACACCGATATAAATTTTGTTGCTAATAAAATATCTCAAAGTATGCTGTTTTCAGCTCGTGGAAATTCAGGTGTTATTTTAAGCCAAATCTTCAAGGGTTTTGCAATAGCATTCCAGAATAAAAAAGAAATCAACTCATATGATTTAGTTAAAGGTTTTGAAGAAGCAGCAAAAAATGCATATAAAGCGGTTCTAAAACCAATTGAAGGAACAATATTAACAGTTATTAGACAAACAGCAGAAGGTCTAAAGGAAAATATCTTAATTGATAGTGATATAACAGATGTATTTAGAATGGCTGTAAAACTATCAAGAATAAGTTGTGATAATACTCCAGATTTATTACCAATTTTAAAAGAAGTTGAAGTTACCGACTCTGGCGGCGAAGGACTATATTCTGTTTTTGAAGGGATGCTTTTATACTTCGAAGGCCAACCTATTAATCTAATGGACCAAAAAGAAGAGGTTAATAAATTTATTTCAGACACCGAAGTCTTTGATGGCGAATTTGGGTATTGTACAGAATTTATTGTTGAGTTAAAAAATAAGAAAAAATTTAAAAAAGATTTATTAATTTCAAAACTTGAAAAACACGGAAATTCAATGGTTGTGGTTCAAGACGAATATTTCTTAAAAGTTCATATCCACGCAATTAGACCAGGCGATGTTTTAAATGTGGCAAATAGTTTAGGTCAATTTATTAAAGTAAAAATCGAAAATATGACTCTTCAAGCAAACGATAGTAAGCAAAATAGTAGCGAACAAGACAAGAAAAAAGAAGAATGTTGCGATGAAAATAAACAAGAATGCACTAAGTTTAAAAAATCAGCAATAATTTCTTGCAATTCGGGATCAGGAATAATTGAACTATTGAAAGAAAATGGTGTGTCCTACATTATCGAAGGAGGACAAACAAACAACCCTTCAATTAATGATATTATTTCAGCTATAGATTCAGTTAATGCAGAAACAATATTTATATTACCAAATAATTCAAACATCATTCTTTCTGCGCAACAAGCCTCTACGATTGTAAAAGATAAAAAAATTATTATTATTCCAACTAAATCACAAGCACAAGCCTTAAATGTAATCTATAACTATAATGAAGAAAATAGCGTTGAAGATAATCATCAATTAATGAAAGATTCGCTTTTAAATATTCATTATGGTGAGATTGCTCCTTCAATAAAAACAACCAAATTAGACGGTGTAAAAGTGAGAGCAGGTGACTTTATGGCTATTCAAGAAGGCAAATTAAAAGACACTGATGGTACCTTTAATGGGGCTGCAATTAAATTATTAAATAACATAATTAATGATGATACACAAATAGTAACAATTTTTTATGGTCAATCAGTAACTGAGGCAGACGTTAACGAGCTTCAAAATTATATTGAGATTAATTTTAACGTTGCTGTTGAAATATATAATGGTGGACAAAATA contains:
- the glyA gene encoding serine hydroxymethyltransferase translates to MYKKISLIDKEIADIINDETKRQEDHIELIASENYVSEQVLNAVGSSLTNKYGEGYPSKRYYGGCEFIDKIETIAQERAKKLFKVKFANVQPYSGSVANAAIYLALLNPGDRVLGLSLNSGGHLTHGFKISFSGKLYESYSYSVDENGFLNYDEILKIAKKVKPKMIICGFSAYSQIFDFLEFRKIADSVGAYLLADISHISGLIIAGLHPSPAGIADVIMTTTHKTLRGTRGAIILTDNEEIAKKIDKAVFPGYQGGALFHQIAGKAVSFFEALQPEFIDYQKQLLKNSKVFCQTFINKNVKVISGLTQNHLFMIDVKSTYGLTGKEASNILQECNITVNKNSIPNDTESPTVSSGIRLGVAAMTSRGFMEDEFIILANLIDKCLRDPHNESLKTIIKKEVAKLTSMFPIKRSYIKK
- a CDS encoding DAK2 domain-containing protein, whose translation is MRKINGKDWLKAVISGAYNLSNKQNLINALNVFPVPDGDTGSNMSSTIISTEKIELDNNTDINFVANKISQSMLFSARGNSGVILSQIFKGFAIAFQNKKEINSYDLVKGFEEAAKNAYKAVLKPIEGTILTVIRQTAEGLKENILIDSDITDVFRMAVKLSRISCDNTPDLLPILKEVEVTDSGGEGLYSVFEGMLLYFEGQPINLMDQKEEVNKFISDTEVFDGEFGYCTEFIVELKNKKKFKKDLLISKLEKHGNSMVVVQDEYFLKVHIHAIRPGDVLNVANSLGQFIKVKIENMTLQANDSKQNSSEQDKKKEECCDENKQECTKFKKSAIISCNSGSGIIELLKENGVSYIIEGGQTNNPSINDIISAIDSVNAETIFILPNNSNIILSAQQASTIVKDKKIIIIPTKSQAQALNVIYNYNEENSVEDNHQLMKDSLLNIHYGEIAPSIKTTKLDGVKVRAGDFMAIQEGKLKDTDGTFNGAAIKLLNNIINDDTQIVTIFYGQSVTEADVNELQNYIEINFNVAVEIYNGGQNIYPYLISAE